In one window of Eggerthella guodeyinii DNA:
- the larC gene encoding nickel insertion protein, with amino-acid sequence MTTLVWNLEENATRRHLLDEALLQLPEARRAQVRAAADAAGVPEGHHHDLGAVYATIDALDASERVKDDMRAIYRILAEAEATAHGCAVEETHFHEVGNGEALRNVAAICLAVEALDPDEIVATPVQTGRGTVTCAHGELPIPAPATAAIIARGIPTCERLLEGERCTPTSAAVILHFVGRYER; translated from the coding sequence ATGACGACGTTGGTTTGGAACCTGGAGGAGAACGCCACCCGGCGCCATCTGCTAGACGAGGCGCTGCTGCAGCTGCCCGAGGCGCGCCGCGCGCAGGTGCGCGCCGCCGCGGATGCGGCCGGGGTGCCCGAGGGGCACCACCACGACCTGGGCGCGGTCTACGCCACCATCGACGCGCTCGACGCGAGCGAGCGCGTGAAGGACGACATGCGCGCGATCTACCGCATCCTCGCCGAGGCCGAGGCGACGGCGCACGGCTGCGCGGTGGAGGAGACGCACTTCCACGAGGTGGGCAACGGCGAGGCGCTGCGCAACGTGGCTGCCATCTGCCTGGCCGTGGAGGCCCTCGATCCCGACGAGATCGTCGCCACCCCCGTGCAGACGGGGCGGGGCACCGTGACGTGCGCGCACGGCGAGCTGCCCATCCCCGCACCGGCCACCGCGGCCATCATCGCCCGCGGCATCCCCACGTGCGAGCGCCTCCTGGAGGGGGAGCGCTGCACCCCGACGAGCGCCGCCGTCATCCTGCACTTCGTGGGGCGCTACGAGCGGTAG
- a CDS encoding SufB/SufD family protein, which yields MAVDLSPIDEGLLAEIANIHGMPKGAFNIRKDGQLVERHSSANIEIATKTDNPGIDIRIKAGTKGETVYIPVIVTQSGLKDVVYNTFYIEDDCDVTIIAGCGIHNESHQASEHDGIHTFYCGKNSHVKYVEKHYGEGTGTGERILNPVTNVVMEENASCEMELTQLRGVSSTVRDTNAELGAGAKLVLTEKLLTHDDQVATSNMKVELKGDDSSVQVISRSVAQDNSKQIFNPLVIGEAQCRGHVQCDAIIMGHAKVTAIPGIEAASEDALLVHEAAIGKIAGDQITKLMTLGLTEEEAEQEILEDFLN from the coding sequence ATGGCTGTTGACCTTTCCCCCATCGACGAGGGGCTGCTCGCCGAGATCGCCAACATACACGGCATGCCGAAGGGCGCGTTCAACATCCGCAAGGACGGGCAGCTCGTCGAGCGCCATTCGTCGGCGAACATCGAGATCGCCACGAAGACGGACAACCCCGGCATCGACATCCGCATCAAGGCCGGCACGAAGGGCGAGACGGTGTACATCCCCGTCATCGTCACGCAGTCCGGCCTCAAGGACGTCGTGTACAACACGTTCTACATCGAAGACGACTGCGACGTGACCATCATCGCCGGCTGCGGCATCCACAACGAGAGCCACCAAGCGTCCGAGCATGACGGCATCCACACGTTCTACTGCGGCAAGAACAGCCACGTGAAGTACGTGGAGAAGCACTACGGCGAGGGCACGGGCACCGGCGAGCGCATTTTGAACCCCGTGACGAACGTCGTCATGGAGGAGAACGCGAGCTGCGAGATGGAGCTCACGCAGCTGCGCGGCGTGTCGTCCACCGTGCGCGACACGAACGCCGAGCTGGGCGCGGGCGCGAAGCTCGTGCTGACCGAGAAGCTGCTGACGCACGACGACCAGGTGGCCACCTCGAACATGAAGGTGGAGCTCAAGGGCGACGATTCCAGCGTGCAGGTGATCTCGCGCTCGGTGGCGCAGGACAACTCCAAGCAGATCTTCAACCCGCTGGTCATCGGCGAGGCGCAGTGCCGCGGCCACGTGCAGTGCGACGCCATCATCATGGGGCATGCCAAGGTGACCGCCATCCCCGGCATCGAGGCCGCCAGCGAGGACGCGCTGCTCGTGCACGAGGCCGCCATCGGCAAGATCGCCGGCGACCAGATCACGAAGCTCATGACCCTCGGCCTGACGGAAGAGGAAGCCGAGCAGGAGATCCTGGAGGACTTCCTGAACTAG